A single window of Larus michahellis chromosome 17, bLarMic1.1, whole genome shotgun sequence DNA harbors:
- the TBCEL gene encoding tubulin-specific chaperone cofactor E-like protein isoform X2, whose protein sequence is MDQPSGRSFMQVLCEKYSPENFPYRRGPGMGVHVPATPQGSPMKDRLNLPSVLVLNSCGITCAGDENEIAAFCAHVSELDLSDNKLEDWHEVSKIVSNVPHLEFLNLSSNPLSLSVLERRCAGSFAGVRKLVLNNSKASWETVHTILQELPDLEELFLCLNDYETVSCSPVCCQSLKLLHITDNNLQDWTEIRKLGIMFPSLDTLILANNNLTTIEESEDSLARLFPNLRSINLHKSGLHCWEDIDKLNSFPKLEEVKLLGIPLLQSYTTEERRKLLIARLPSIVKLNGSIVADGEREDSERFFIRYYMEFPEEEVPFRYHELVTKYGKLEPLAVVDLRPQSSVKVEVHFQDKVEEMSIRLDQTVAELKKHLKTVVQLSTSNMLLFYLDQEAPFGPEEMKYSSRALHSYGIRDGDKIYVEPRMK, encoded by the exons ATGGACCAGCCCAGCGGAAGGAGTTTCATGCAAGTTCTTTGTGAGAAATACAGCCCCGAGAACTTCCCGTATCGTCGTGGACCTGGTATGGGTGTGCATGTCCCAGCAACTCCACAGGGTTCACCTATGAAAG aTCGCCTCAACCTTCCAAGTGTGCTCGTACTGAACAGCTGTGGCATAACCTGTGCAGGGGATGAGAATGAAATTGCCGCCTTCTGTGCTCACGTGTCTGAGCTAGATCTTTCTGACAATAAACTGGAAGACTGGCACGAG GTCAGTAAAATTGTGTCCAACGTTCCCCACTTGGAGTTTCTAAACTTGAGTTCCAACCCTCTCAGTTTGTCCGTTTTAGAGAGAAGGTGTGCTGGGTCTTTCGCTGGTGTTCGCAAACTTGTGCTCAACAACAGCAAAGCTTCCTGGGAAACAGTCCACACAATCCTGCAGGAATTACCAGA CTTGGAGGAGCTCTTCCTGTGCCTTAACGACTACGAAACAGTGTCTTGTTCTCCGGTTTGCTGTCAGTCTCTCAAATTACTCCACATAACTGACAATAATCTTCAAGACTGGACTGAAATTCGAAAATTGGGAATTATGTTTCCATCGCTGGACACACTTATTCTGGCTAACAACAACCTCACGACCATTGAAGAGTCGGAAGATTCCCTGGCAAGGTTGTTCCCCAACCTGCGATCCATCAATTTGCACAAGTCAG GTCTGCATTGCTGGGAAGACATTGACAAGTTAAATTCTTTTCCCAAGCTCGAGGAAGTGAAATTGCTAGGAATCCCTTTGCTGCAGTCCTACACCACTGAGGAACGCAGGAAGCTGCTAATAGCCAG GTTGCCATCTATTGTCAAGCTCAATGGAAGCATTGTTGCTGATGGGGAGCGAGAGGACTCAGAGCGATTCTTCATCCGATACTACATGGAGTTCCCAGAGGAGGAAGTCCCATTCAG GTATCATGAGCTGGTCACGAAGTACGGGAAGCTGGAGCCCTTGGCAGTTGTGGACCTTCGGCCACAGAGCAGCGTGAAGGTGGAGGTTCACTTCCAGGATAAGGTGGAAGAGATGTCAATCCGTCTCGATCAGACTGTGGCAGAACTGAAGAAGCACTTGAAAACTGTAGTGCAGTTGTCAACAAGCAACATGCTGCTCTTCTACTTGGACCAGGAAGCTCCCTTTGGTCCCGAGGAGATGAAATACAGCTCGCGAGCACTTCATTCTTACGGCATTCGGGATGGAGATAAAATTTATGTGGAGCCCAGAATGAAATAG
- the TBCEL gene encoding tubulin-specific chaperone cofactor E-like protein isoform X1 encodes MVQWHSVRVPGRSTPSDMPGVSRAVSDLLATVPAIGIGCFQTRGTVAEVQEGSMDQPSGRSFMQVLCEKYSPENFPYRRGPGMGVHVPATPQGSPMKDRLNLPSVLVLNSCGITCAGDENEIAAFCAHVSELDLSDNKLEDWHEVSKIVSNVPHLEFLNLSSNPLSLSVLERRCAGSFAGVRKLVLNNSKASWETVHTILQELPDLEELFLCLNDYETVSCSPVCCQSLKLLHITDNNLQDWTEIRKLGIMFPSLDTLILANNNLTTIEESEDSLARLFPNLRSINLHKSGLHCWEDIDKLNSFPKLEEVKLLGIPLLQSYTTEERRKLLIARLPSIVKLNGSIVADGEREDSERFFIRYYMEFPEEEVPFRYHELVTKYGKLEPLAVVDLRPQSSVKVEVHFQDKVEEMSIRLDQTVAELKKHLKTVVQLSTSNMLLFYLDQEAPFGPEEMKYSSRALHSYGIRDGDKIYVEPRMK; translated from the exons AAGTCCAAGAAGGGAGCATGGACCAGCCCAGCGGAAGGAGTTTCATGCAAGTTCTTTGTGAGAAATACAGCCCCGAGAACTTCCCGTATCGTCGTGGACCTGGTATGGGTGTGCATGTCCCAGCAACTCCACAGGGTTCACCTATGAAAG aTCGCCTCAACCTTCCAAGTGTGCTCGTACTGAACAGCTGTGGCATAACCTGTGCAGGGGATGAGAATGAAATTGCCGCCTTCTGTGCTCACGTGTCTGAGCTAGATCTTTCTGACAATAAACTGGAAGACTGGCACGAG GTCAGTAAAATTGTGTCCAACGTTCCCCACTTGGAGTTTCTAAACTTGAGTTCCAACCCTCTCAGTTTGTCCGTTTTAGAGAGAAGGTGTGCTGGGTCTTTCGCTGGTGTTCGCAAACTTGTGCTCAACAACAGCAAAGCTTCCTGGGAAACAGTCCACACAATCCTGCAGGAATTACCAGA CTTGGAGGAGCTCTTCCTGTGCCTTAACGACTACGAAACAGTGTCTTGTTCTCCGGTTTGCTGTCAGTCTCTCAAATTACTCCACATAACTGACAATAATCTTCAAGACTGGACTGAAATTCGAAAATTGGGAATTATGTTTCCATCGCTGGACACACTTATTCTGGCTAACAACAACCTCACGACCATTGAAGAGTCGGAAGATTCCCTGGCAAGGTTGTTCCCCAACCTGCGATCCATCAATTTGCACAAGTCAG GTCTGCATTGCTGGGAAGACATTGACAAGTTAAATTCTTTTCCCAAGCTCGAGGAAGTGAAATTGCTAGGAATCCCTTTGCTGCAGTCCTACACCACTGAGGAACGCAGGAAGCTGCTAATAGCCAG GTTGCCATCTATTGTCAAGCTCAATGGAAGCATTGTTGCTGATGGGGAGCGAGAGGACTCAGAGCGATTCTTCATCCGATACTACATGGAGTTCCCAGAGGAGGAAGTCCCATTCAG GTATCATGAGCTGGTCACGAAGTACGGGAAGCTGGAGCCCTTGGCAGTTGTGGACCTTCGGCCACAGAGCAGCGTGAAGGTGGAGGTTCACTTCCAGGATAAGGTGGAAGAGATGTCAATCCGTCTCGATCAGACTGTGGCAGAACTGAAGAAGCACTTGAAAACTGTAGTGCAGTTGTCAACAAGCAACATGCTGCTCTTCTACTTGGACCAGGAAGCTCCCTTTGGTCCCGAGGAGATGAAATACAGCTCGCGAGCACTTCATTCTTACGGCATTCGGGATGGAGATAAAATTTATGTGGAGCCCAGAATGAAATAG